The Gemmatimonadaceae bacterium genome contains a region encoding:
- a CDS encoding winged helix-turn-helix domain-containing protein translates to MAHPHRDPPRRPQWTIFSNHAHVLVCIVRNPEERVREIARKVGVTERAVQRIIGELEEAGVITRERQGRTNRYSLSLDRPLRHPLEANTTIAEVIRVIESE, encoded by the coding sequence ATGGCTCACCCACATCGAGACCCGCCTCGCCGCCCCCAATGGACGATCTTCAGCAACCACGCGCACGTGCTCGTCTGCATCGTGCGCAACCCCGAGGAGCGCGTGCGCGAGATCGCGCGTAAGGTCGGTGTCACCGAGCGCGCGGTGCAACGAATCATCGGGGAGCTCGAGGAGGCCGGCGTCATTACGCGCGAGCGCCAGGGACGCACGAACCGCTACAGCTTGTCGCTGGACCGGCCGCTCCGGCATCCGCTCGAAGCGAATACGACGATCGCGGAAGTCATCCGCGTCATCGAAAGCGAATGA